The segment AATATCTATGCAGCGCAACTTTATTCCTGTTTCCTATCCAAGCATCCTAATTTTCCGAATGAATTGCGCGGAGGAAAGACTGCAACGCTACTTCGATGGTTACGCGAAAACGTTCATCAAAAAGGCAGAAAATTTCAAGCGGATGAGATCGTCAGTCAAGCAACGGGCGAAGGTCCAAACGCAAAATACTTAATAGATTATCTTTCTTCAAAGATAGAGGAACAGGAGTAATATATGAGCCAAGAAGAAGACGAAGAACTAACTCTAAAATCGTTCGAAGAACTATCTTTTTTCGATAACTTAGCTCTTCATTACCTTTGTAACGAGACACCACCCCAAACTTTGGCGTTAGCCTTTATGGTTGGTGATAAAAAAGTTTGCGGTTCGATGCTCGGGGTTTTGGAACCTAAAAGGAGAGCCTTTGTCCATGACCTTATGACAAAGCAGCAAGATATGCCTATCGAAAAGAAGCATGCTGCAGCTCAGGGATTGCTAATCATAGCCGAAGGTTTAATTACTAGAAAGTTAATTCGCAAACAAGGTAAATTTTACTTTGGAACGGAAAGGCAATAACCGGATTATATAATGATAAATTTCCGAGCAAATTAATCCGTTCCAACGTAAAATCGTAAATCTCGATAGTATCGCATCGCTACAGTAGGGGCCTGCCGAGCAAAGCATTCATAAAGACCCCGCTAGTCAAGAAAGCCAAAGTGACTCCCGCGTACTTGATGCTTTTTTGCGACCAATCCCTTTTGATTGCTATCAAAGCAAATAAGGGTAAGATCTGAAGTGCATGAATTCCCACAAAATGCGCAATCCTAATATCACCGCCGTTGCGACTCCAATTCAAAAACGGAAGACCTTCGCCTCCGTCGGATACACCGACGGAATGCGAGAAAATCGCGGTCATATAGGAGCCTATCAAAGATGCAAAGACAAATACCCATAATGAAATTCGAATCGCGGTTTTTAACCTAATATCTAATCCTTTAATCGGGTTGCTAAACTTACGATCAATCAGGATGGCGGCAGGAATGACCGGATAAATAAACAATCCCATAACGCCATAAATGATCGAATTCAAAATCGTAGATTGATTAAAGTGGGACGGAACGCCTCTCGCAGCTTGAACAGTGATTAGAAAGAGCTCGACCCCCATTCCGACGACGAAGTATTTTTCAACTCGGTCCCGAAACTTAGGATATTCCTGCAGATAGTCTAGAATCCATCCCATCGTCCAAAGAAAGATCCAGATAGAAATTGCAAACTTAACCGGTTTGATCCATGGATTAATCCCGGATATAGTTCTATTATCAAATCCCATGAGTAGGAAATATGCCGGTAGCACCAATATACCGATGATGCCGCCGAAAAAGGAAAGAGGCCGATTACTTCTTAAAGTAGAAAGAAAATCTTCCGACTCTCGCAATAATGGAAAGGCGATGCTATAAGTTGACATTGAATCCTCCTTTAATGATACGTATAACATAGAATATTAAAAAACCGATTGGTCCAACCATAAGAGTAAGAAACAGACAGGGGATAAGAATCCATCGGGAAAGTCCGACCGATTCCGCCTCTTTCGTTTCCCAAATTCCCAATAATAAATCGAAAGCGAGATAATGTACCCAACCGGCTAAGAGAACCCAAGAATTAGAAAACAATGCAGCAACTCCGGCAAGAGATTGAAAATTCCCGTCCGATCCTCTGTTAGTCGCCAATATTAAGAAGTAGGCGGCCGAAAGTATTGCCGACCATAAACCGCTACGAACCAGGACTTTAGTGAGTTTCAAATTCGGTAAGATAGCAAGTAACAACCACCCTACTAGTGAAAAACGACTAAGAACCGTAAAAACCAACTCCACAGACATATTAACCTCTATTTTCCCAAATACGAAAATGGGAAATACTTGTCCCAATTCGGATAGCATTAAGGAATGTTACTATCGGTAACACCTGATGTTACCGATGTCAACATTTTTTTAGGAAATTTTTATGCCCGCAAAAAAAAAGACTAAAAAGCCGGAGCGCGCATACCATCACGGTAACTTAGCGGAAACGTTAAAGGCTCTAGCTTTAAAGAGATTAGAAGAGAGTAAAGATTCCGCCTTTACCATTCGCGAAATAGCAAGGGAAGCCGGAGTCAGTCACGCGGCTGCATATCGCCATTTTCCTTCTCGAAGAGATCTTCTGGCGGAAATTTCAAAGGACGGATTCATAGGGATTACAAAAGCTTTTTTAGAGGCTGAAGCAACTGCAATCCCCGGAGATTCGATCGATCGACTTGAAAAAATTGGAATAGCCTACGTATCGTTTTGCGTGGAGAACCCGGGATATTATAGAGCTATGTGGCATACTGATCTCGGTCCCAAAGATGATCTATTGGAGTTACAAGAAGCTGGTAAGGGGGCTTTTCTCAGACTATGGGAGACGGTTTTAGCCTGCCATGAAGAGCAGGTATCTGATTATCCTCCCGTAGAAATGGCTTCCGCCGCATGGTCGATTGTTCACGGTTTTTCAACTTTAATAAATGAACAACAACTTACTTACAACTTAGGTTTAACCCGAAACAACGCGAAAGATGCCGCGAAAACCTTAGTCAGATTGCTAATGAATGGAATTCGAAAACGGTAAAAGATTCCTCGAAAGTTAAGTCGCAAATTACTATTTAGGTCGTAAGGTTTTATTTCGTAGGACCGTCTTAGCGCCCCTCGATCGAATTTTAATCCGATTCTAAAGCTTAAAGAAAAACGTTCCCTTTCAGATAAAGAACGCATCTACCACCTATTCTAACTCGGTCTCCTCTATCCTCACAGATTAAATGACCTCCGCGCGTGGAGACTTGGAAAGCCGATAAATCCTTTTTTTGTAATCTTTTCGCCCAATATGGAATTAAAGTACAATGGGCAGAACCGGTTACAGGATCTTCCGGCACTCCCTTCGCTGGCGCAAAAAATCGAGAAACGAAATCATATTCTTTGCCCGATGTGGAAGGCGCCGTGGCGATGATCGCAAAAAAAGGGATTCGTTTAATTGCATCAAAATCCGGCTCCAATTGTCGAACCTCTTCTTCCTTCTCGAAAACAAAAACGGCATCTCTTGCCTGTAACAAATATTGCGGTTTTAACGAAAAACATTTTAAAAGTTCCTGATTAACATCCAAGGAACTAGGAGGGCGTGATGGAAAATTCAAATAAAACAATTTGTTCTCTCTCTCGACTTCCAGCGCTCCACTCTTACTATGAAAACGGAGAATCGACCTATTTCCGATTTTTAAATCGGTCCCATATTCGAAAATGACTGCTGCAGTCGCCAAAGTAGCATGACCGCAGAGATCAACTTCGACCTCGGGAGTAAACCATCTCAACTCGAACTCACCCTCTTTCTTCGTCGGGCGAAAGAAGGCCGTCTCAGATAAATTATTTTCTGCAGCAATTTGAATCAACAACCGGTCGTTCGGCCACTCCCCTTTCCATGGAATTACGGCCGCAGGATTTCCGCAAAATAATCGATCCGTAAACGCATCTACCTGAAAAATTTCGTACGCTATTTTGCTCATTCGATCGTTCTCCTTTCTATCTTCGTTAGGAAAAATCCATCACAACTCTTTAATCGATAAAGAATGGAGCTTATTATACGAAAAGACTATAATAAAAAAAGCTACAGATTCCTGCTCTTTTTAAGATACAGATTTTTTCCATTCTTCCATTCCTTACATTTACTAAACCGATAACGAATTTTAACGATCCGACTTATTATTTGAGAAAGCTTACGGGTCTAATCAGGAAGGAAAAACCTATGAAAATCGGAATACTTGGAACCGGAATAGTCGGCAATACGATCGCAAATAAACTGGTTCAAAGAAATCATGAAGTAAAAATGGGCTCTCGAACCCCAAAGAACGAAAAGGCTATTCAATGGGTGGCAGCGGCGGGAAGCAATGCCTCGCACGGTACTTTTAAGGACGCTGCAGAATTCGGAGAGGTTATTTTTAACTGCACAAAAGGAGATATCTCCGTCGATGCCTTACGGTTAGCAGGATCGATAGCTCTTACGGGAAAAATTCTTATAGATCTTGCCAATCCGTTGGATTTCTCCAACGGTATGCCCCCGTCTCTATTCATCAGCAACACTGATTCTTTAGGAGAAGCGATTCAAAGAGAATTTCCCGAGACGTCCGTGGTTAAAACGTTAAACACGATGAACTGTAATCTCATGGTAGATTCTAGTTTGGTGAAAGGTGACCACGATGTTTTCATTTCGGGAAACGACGCGGCCGCAAAAGCGACGGTCGCGAAGATACTATCCGAAGACTTCGGCTGGAAGAATATATTAGACTTAGGGGATATTACCGGCGCTCGATCGACAGAGATGCTTCTTCCGATCTGGCTACGACTTTATGGAAAATTCGGAAATTCCAATTTTAACTTTCATATAACAAAGTAAAATCGAGGGCCAAATTTGACTTTTTGGCCCGAAGTTCATCGTCCTTTTATTCCGCTATAACCCAAGAATCCCCATCCAAGAAGAAAAGCAATTCCTCCGAGTGGAGTAATTGCTCCCAGAATTTTAATTCCTGTAATTGATAATGTATAAAGCGAACCGGAGAATATTAAAATTCCGGAAAGTATTAGCCAATATCCGATTCTTAATTCTTTCGATTCGCTCCATTTATTACTAAGCGATAATATCATTAAAACGACGGAATGGATTAGTTGATAACGCGCCCCGGTTTCAAAGATGGTCAGTAAATCCGGACTTAAGATCGATTTTAATCCATGAGCTCCAAAGGCACCGAACGCAACCCCGGTGAATCCGAAAAAGGCTGCCAAAAATAACGGAAGATTTTTAGAATTTTTGAATTCCATAACTGCGAAACCGAATGCATTTCCTTCGAAAAATTCCGAATAAGTATGCAGTATTCTCCAAATCGAGGCGACTATCAAAAAGTGCCTCGATCGAATTTTCTTTCATCTTACCTTGCAATTCTTCATAAAAGCTAGTAGGGCCGAAAACGAAATTAACCGGTATATAACTATCCCTCGATCCTTGTTTAAGAGGCAATACCAATCGGATTCCGGTTTGGCATCCTTTGCTCTCTCCTTCAAATCGAACGATTCGATACTCCGACCAATCCCATCCTTCTAAAGACGTGTGGAACATATCCTTAAACGGAAAGGAAATAGTAGCTCTAACCCATCCATCGAAACCGCCTGTTTTCAACGCAGTCGAACCTGCACCATAATGAATGGAAGGGTCCCGAAAGTGAAAGCCGTTCAACTTCACTTCATTTTCGGGGGGAATACCTAAACCGGACGGATATGGTTCGGGGTTTCTACGAGTCAGAGTTCTTGTACCGCCTGTTTGAATACATGAAGTAAAATTCAATAGTTCCAGAATGAGCAGTAGTAAATACGCAAAGACCGTTCGTGGAGACAAAAGGTTCATTCCTTTTTCAATAACCGTTGTGGAAGCTTAACTCCGA is part of the Leptospira broomii serovar Hurstbridge str. 5399 genome and harbors:
- a CDS encoding TetR/AcrR family transcriptional regulator; the encoded protein is MPAKKKTKKPERAYHHGNLAETLKALALKRLEESKDSAFTIREIAREAGVSHAAAYRHFPSRRDLLAEISKDGFIGITKAFLEAEATAIPGDSIDRLEKIGIAYVSFCVENPGYYRAMWHTDLGPKDDLLELQEAGKGAFLRLWETVLACHEEQVSDYPPVEMASAAWSIVHGFSTLINEQQLTYNLGLTRNNAKDAAKTLVRLLMNGIRKR
- a CDS encoding ABA4-like family protein, whose translation is MSVELVFTVLSRFSLVGWLLLAILPNLKLTKVLVRSGLWSAILSAAYFLILATNRGSDGNFQSLAGVAALFSNSWVLLAGWVHYLAFDLLLGIWETKEAESVGLSRWILIPCLFLTLMVGPIGFLIFYVIRIIKGGFNVNL
- a CDS encoding DUF423 domain-containing protein; the protein is MEFKNSKNLPLFLAAFFGFTGVAFGAFGAHGLKSILSPDLLTIFETGARYQLIHSVVLMILSLSNKWSESKELRIGYWLILSGILIFSGSLYTLSITGIKILGAITPLGGIAFLLGWGFLGYSGIKGR
- a CDS encoding NADPH-dependent F420 reductase, with protein sequence MKIGILGTGIVGNTIANKLVQRNHEVKMGSRTPKNEKAIQWVAAAGSNASHGTFKDAAEFGEVIFNCTKGDISVDALRLAGSIALTGKILIDLANPLDFSNGMPPSLFISNTDSLGEAIQREFPETSVVKTLNTMNCNLMVDSSLVKGDHDVFISGNDAAAKATVAKILSEDFGWKNILDLGDITGARSTEMLLPIWLRLYGKFGNSNFNFHITK
- a CDS encoding PhzF family phenazine biosynthesis protein translates to MSKIAYEIFQVDAFTDRLFCGNPAAVIPWKGEWPNDRLLIQIAAENNLSETAFFRPTKKEGEFELRWFTPEVEVDLCGHATLATAAVIFEYGTDLKIGNRSILRFHSKSGALEVERENKLFYLNFPSRPPSSLDVNQELLKCFSLKPQYLLQARDAVFVFEKEEEVRQLEPDFDAIKRIPFFAIIATAPSTSGKEYDFVSRFFAPAKGVPEDPVTGSAHCTLIPYWAKRLQKKDLSAFQVSTRGGHLICEDRGDRVRIGGRCVLYLKGNVFL